ATCCCAGTAGCTAGACCCGCTAGTTCCGTTACCTGTGTTGACTCCTCAACCAACACTGACAGCAGTATTAGCAGCATAGCGATGGGCAGCCGCGATCAGGGCATTCACATCCTCAGCGGTGGTATTAAAGGCTGTAACCAAGCGCAACAGGGTACTACCATCCCAGCGATAGAATTGGAAACCTTCAGCCAGCAGCCCAGTGATTACTGTTTCCGGCAACCGAATGAATAGCTCGTTGGTTTGTAATGGATGGCAAAGTTCGGCCCCTGGTACTGCTGCTAACCCTGCTGCCAGTTGAGTTGCCATGTGGTTAGCGTGGGTAGCGTGCCTAAGCCACAGGTCATTCTCTAGATAGGCCAATAGCTGCGCCGACAGAAATCGCAGCTTGGAAAAGAGGTGTCCACCCCGCTTGCGACGATAGATAAAGTCTCCGGCTAGGTCAGGGTCAAAAAACACCACCGCCTCGGCAGCCAGGGCACCATTTTTGGTAGCCCCAAAGGAAAGCACATCTACCCCTGCTTTCCAAGTCAGTTCTGCTGGTGTGCACCCAACGCTGACTAATGCATTGGCAAACCGCGCTCCGTCCATATGAAGCCGCAGATAGCGGGCATGGGCAACTTCTGCAATCTGATAGATTTCTGTAGGCGTGTATACAGTTCCGGCTTCTGTAGCTTGAGTAATGCTGACGGTAGCTGGTTGAGCGTGGTGGACGACTCCAGCCCCAGCCTGTTGCAAAACAGTTGCCAAGTCCGCTGCTGTGATTTTACCGTGATCACCGGGCAGAGGCACCAGCTTAGCACCACCTGTATAGAACTCTGGTGCACAGCATTCATCTAAGTTGATGTGAGAATCTGTATGGCAATAGATAGCCCCATAGGGAGGTGTAACCGTTGCCAAAGCCAAGGCATTTGCTGCGGAACCGG
This DNA window, taken from Cyanobacteriota bacterium, encodes the following:
- a CDS encoding beta-eliminating lyase-related protein, whose protein sequence is GSAANALALATVTPPYGAIYCHTDSHINLDECCAPEFYTGGAKLVPLPGDHGKITAADLATVLQQAGAGVVHHAQPATVSITQATEAGTVYTPTEIYQIAEVAHARYLRLHMDGARFANALVSVGCTPAELTWKAGVDVLSFGATKNGALAAEAVVFFDPDLAGDFIYRRKRGGHLFSKLRFLSAQLLAYLENDLWLRHATHANHMATQLAAGLAAVPGAELCHPLQTNELFIRLPETVITGLLAEGFQFYRWDGSTLLRLVTAFNTTAEDVNALIAAAHRYAANTAVSVG